A part of Candidatus Flexicrinis proximus genomic DNA contains:
- a CDS encoding protein kinase, whose product MTLIGGWYRIDSLLGRGGMGVVYRATDTRTGHTVAIKQLRSEVAQRRPDMVERFRREAEALAQLNHPNIVKAFETIEHGDERYIVMEYVEGRTLHDVIEATGALPIRDVAQISIELADALTRAHYLEIIHRDIKPANVMIEPGGTPRLTDFGIAYLQNRDRVTTTRLQIGTPDYMAPEVLEGKPVDARSDIWALGIMMWEMLTGKHPWEANALPAMLNNIFSKPLPDLEQLRPDTPVSLVDLVYRMLVKNPAARIPSVRLVGAELEVVLYALKHGPEETPTRTPSSLRARSSTRFETPTPAGELIRNNLGGQTTPFVGRAAELGDLYRLLQESSTRLITVQGPGGMGKTRLILELGMTVVEGRIPGTQARRREPAFSDGVYMVSLQALTHADAIPNAIAEALGFQIYPGTPAHTQLLDYLRDKAVLLLVDNCEQVVEGLSILTDILHAAPDAKIISTSRAKLGLQGETLFSIEGLDFPSTTSVDDALRYGGVQLFIQSARRIQPRFELRPEDVPAVARICALVGGMPLGIELAAGWAELLSPQEIADEVSRSLDFLESNTGVGPSRQRSVRAVFESSWALLTSDERAVFTCIAAFRGSFTRAAGQAVTGAGLRPLMGLVNKSFLQRDPDSGRYVAHELMRQFAEERLRDSGDAERVYAAHSAFYLKTVGDSLPAIQGRGQPEAFTAIDWDFENIRSAFMRAAQHGDIQLLLHAAHPLGIYFDLRAMYPEGLALFSAAADVLRSVTASSDRDDALAILLCWAGFYASYFRQKSVAEPLLGESLALVRPDSPPEVRAQTSTASGYFNLLLGDIPTAREHFRQASSLFMKLGRFWDAAHIQMNCGSSFWYRCDAAQLDYDKARRLTLDALKLAQQIGEGHLEAYCYLSLGRIDGLQQEYEAAAQNMHKAIPLFREARNFFAYGNALLALSVNGIVRGRLDDARPLIRENVAIQRDRGSGFGVAQSLLVECRLELCAGNWDAAAVLGEQALEMAERIGNPEFTHTARVTLARANIAVMDFDAAHSLLQRAFKAASELDRHADMSVALNFMCLVRLGFGEIDAARSDAQNALSLADSVGSHSYAAVARIGLGRIAAATGQTEQAREYFQAALGVLRDNTAQHSIDGWDDGYRNDALLALLADMTDLELMAGNVNEAREYLRELLFEAGVNNSVPAQLNALGISCELIIQLGDPQFAAQIAVFLREQPRAYASDRARASSLLRRLHQSMESHNFESIVNRPSALQLDDIIRTVFKRL is encoded by the coding sequence ATGACTCTCATTGGTGGCTGGTATCGGATTGACTCGCTCCTTGGGCGTGGCGGCATGGGGGTAGTTTACCGTGCCACCGATACGAGGACCGGCCATACTGTTGCGATAAAACAGCTCCGCAGCGAGGTCGCTCAGCGGCGGCCCGACATGGTTGAGCGCTTCCGTCGCGAAGCCGAGGCGCTGGCGCAGCTCAACCATCCCAATATCGTCAAGGCCTTCGAGACCATCGAACACGGCGACGAACGCTACATCGTGATGGAGTACGTCGAAGGCCGCACCCTCCATGACGTTATCGAGGCGACTGGCGCGCTGCCTATCCGGGATGTGGCGCAGATCAGTATTGAGTTGGCCGACGCCCTGACTCGCGCGCACTACCTTGAGATCATCCACCGCGATATCAAGCCCGCCAACGTCATGATTGAACCGGGCGGAACGCCGCGGCTGACAGATTTTGGCATCGCCTATCTGCAAAACCGCGATCGCGTGACCACAACGCGGCTCCAGATTGGGACTCCCGACTATATGGCGCCGGAAGTGCTCGAAGGGAAGCCGGTCGACGCGCGCTCGGACATCTGGGCCTTGGGTATCATGATGTGGGAGATGCTCACGGGCAAACACCCGTGGGAGGCCAATGCGCTCCCCGCCATGCTCAATAATATCTTCAGCAAACCGCTCCCCGATCTGGAACAACTGCGACCCGACACGCCGGTCTCACTGGTCGATCTGGTATACCGCATGCTGGTCAAGAATCCCGCCGCGCGTATTCCGAGCGTGCGCCTTGTGGGGGCGGAGCTCGAAGTCGTACTCTATGCCCTCAAGCATGGCCCGGAAGAGACCCCAACCCGCACGCCTTCCAGTCTCCGCGCGCGGTCCTCGACGCGTTTCGAAACCCCAACGCCAGCGGGTGAATTGATCAGGAACAATCTTGGCGGGCAGACCACGCCGTTTGTCGGCCGTGCCGCCGAGCTTGGCGATCTCTACCGGCTGTTACAGGAGTCGTCTACCCGGTTGATCACCGTGCAGGGGCCAGGGGGCATGGGTAAGACGCGTCTGATTCTGGAACTGGGGATGACGGTGGTCGAGGGGCGAATCCCCGGAACTCAGGCCCGCCGCCGGGAACCCGCCTTCAGCGATGGGGTCTACATGGTCTCGCTTCAGGCGCTGACCCATGCAGACGCCATTCCGAACGCCATCGCAGAGGCGCTCGGGTTTCAGATCTATCCCGGGACGCCCGCGCATACACAGCTTCTGGACTATCTTCGCGACAAGGCCGTGCTCCTGCTGGTTGACAACTGTGAACAGGTGGTGGAGGGGCTGTCCATCCTCACCGATATCTTGCACGCGGCGCCCGATGCAAAAATCATCTCTACCAGCCGCGCTAAGTTAGGGCTTCAGGGCGAAACGCTCTTTTCGATTGAGGGTCTCGATTTTCCGAGTACCACGTCGGTCGATGATGCCCTGCGCTATGGCGGCGTGCAGCTGTTCATACAGAGCGCGCGGCGCATCCAGCCGCGTTTCGAGCTCCGGCCAGAAGACGTGCCGGCAGTTGCCCGGATTTGTGCGCTGGTTGGCGGCATGCCTCTGGGAATCGAGCTTGCCGCGGGGTGGGCGGAACTCCTCTCGCCCCAGGAGATCGCAGACGAAGTCTCACGCAGCCTGGACTTCCTGGAGTCCAACACCGGTGTTGGGCCGTCACGTCAGCGCAGCGTGCGCGCGGTCTTCGAGTCCTCGTGGGCGCTCCTGACTTCGGACGAGCGCGCCGTCTTCACCTGTATCGCCGCCTTCCGGGGCTCTTTTACGCGCGCAGCCGGCCAGGCGGTGACCGGGGCGGGGCTGCGGCCTCTGATGGGGTTGGTCAATAAGTCCTTCCTGCAGCGTGACCCCGATAGTGGTCGTTATGTGGCGCATGAATTGATGCGACAGTTTGCAGAAGAGCGCCTGCGCGATTCGGGCGACGCAGAACGTGTTTACGCGGCGCACAGCGCTTTCTATCTCAAGACAGTCGGCGATTCACTGCCCGCCATTCAGGGCCGAGGGCAACCGGAAGCCTTTACGGCAATAGACTGGGATTTCGAAAACATACGGTCGGCCTTCATGCGGGCCGCGCAGCATGGCGATATCCAGCTGCTGCTTCATGCCGCGCATCCGCTCGGCATCTACTTTGATCTTCGTGCGATGTATCCGGAAGGGCTGGCGTTGTTCTCGGCGGCTGCGGACGTCCTCCGCAGCGTTACGGCCTCTTCCGACCGCGACGACGCCCTAGCGATCCTTCTGTGCTGGGCCGGGTTCTACGCCTCGTATTTCCGTCAGAAATCGGTGGCCGAGCCGCTTCTGGGCGAGTCTCTTGCGCTTGTCCGGCCAGATTCGCCGCCTGAGGTGCGCGCGCAGACCTCAACGGCCTCTGGTTACTTCAACCTGCTCCTGGGCGATATCCCGACAGCCCGCGAACATTTCAGGCAGGCTTCCAGTTTGTTCATGAAACTGGGGCGCTTCTGGGATGCCGCGCATATCCAGATGAACTGCGGCAGTTCGTTCTGGTATCGCTGTGATGCGGCGCAGCTCGACTACGATAAGGCACGAAGGCTGACGCTCGACGCACTGAAACTGGCACAGCAGATCGGCGAAGGCCACCTTGAGGCCTACTGTTATCTCTCGCTTGGCCGAATTGACGGTCTGCAGCAGGAGTACGAGGCGGCAGCCCAGAACATGCACAAGGCCATCCCCCTGTTCCGCGAGGCGCGCAATTTCTTCGCCTATGGCAACGCGCTTTTGGCCCTCTCAGTGAATGGTATTGTGCGTGGCCGCCTGGACGATGCGCGTCCGTTGATCCGCGAAAACGTGGCGATCCAGCGTGATCGCGGCAGCGGATTTGGCGTGGCGCAGTCGCTTCTGGTGGAATGTCGCCTCGAGCTTTGTGCAGGTAACTGGGACGCGGCGGCGGTGCTGGGCGAACAGGCACTGGAGATGGCCGAGCGCATCGGAAATCCTGAATTCACCCATACCGCGCGGGTGACGCTTGCGCGGGCGAATATCGCAGTGATGGACTTTGACGCGGCACATTCACTGCTGCAAAGGGCTTTCAAGGCCGCCAGCGAACTTGATCGCCATGCCGACATGAGTGTGGCGCTGAACTTCATGTGCTTGGTCCGGTTGGGCTTCGGCGAGATTGACGCTGCACGCAGTGACGCCCAGAATGCGCTGAGTCTGGCCGACTCGGTCGGCAGTCACAGTTACGCGGCCGTAGCACGCATCGGTCTGGGCCGCATCGCTGCTGCCACCGGCCAGACTGAACAGGCACGCGAATACTTTCAGGCGGCGCTGGGTGTCCTCCGCGATAACACCGCACAGCACTCGATCGACGGATGGGATGACGGCTACCGGAACGACGCCCTGTTGGCGCTGCTTGCGGATATGACCGATCTCGAACTCATGGCAGGCAACGTCAACGAGGCGAGGGAATACCTCCGCGAACTACTCTTTGAAGCTGGCGTGAATAACAGCGTTCCTGCCCAACTGAACGCGCTCGGCATTTCATGCGAACTGATTATTCAGCTGGGCGATCCTCAGTTTGCGGCCCAGATTGCTGTGTTTCTCCGTGAGCAACCGCGGGCGTATGCCAGCGACCGCGCCCGTGCATCGAGTTTGCTGCGCCGTCTGCATCAATCGATGGAGTCTCACAATTTTGAATCAATAGTAAACCGCCCGTCTGCGCTACAATTGGACGATATTATCCGAACGGTATTCAAACGTCTGTAG
- a CDS encoding protein kinase, whose protein sequence is MTVLRNRYTQDSVIGVGGMGTVYLGTDITTEERVALKRLHKERIALQPELVERFVREADALRQLNHPNIVKAFAHFEEDGDQYIVMEYVAGKDLSDLLIHQGKLPLKQAVRIALGITDALTRAHYLRITHRDLKPANVLLEPDGTPRLTDFGVAYWEARTRVTGAGIQIGTPAYMSPEVINGGSGDPRSDLWALGVMLYEMVAGTHPFWDGSMNQLLVNVLIRPTPDIQQLRPDCPDALADLIYRALEKDPLARISSARLVGAELEIIDQILDDHTVQPIAIGESRFALETAPPVDVKHNLPVQSTPIVGRDEDVRTLRHLLETQDVRLITLVGPGGMGKTRLALATAHAIIGDHASTIPLLFEHGIHLIELAPLLSSEPLVPTIANALGFQFSADGDPKQQLLDYLREKKLLLIADNFEHILNGAPLMAEILVAAPGVKILATSRERLSLMAETVYALDGLDVPPDDNDLDALKNCAAVRLFVQSAQRTEPSWKVTPDEYPVIADICRQMEGLPLGIVLAAAWVQTLSVREIIGELGRSIDILESDLRDMPTRHRSLRAVFDYSWQTMLDDERSLVMKLSVFRGGLSRRAGQIVADASLRQLAALVNKSLLRRNPDHGSYHMHELLRHYAEVKLVASGTAEAVRAAHSDYYLDTLAEVQRSLEGGAQIDTLHNIDSDIENVRAAWVFGAATGSLGKLERALPTMSLYFEMRGQYAEGLAYYEQVIATLRGRSFTTGRDAVLGHVLARAAALATTLHLSETVDAMLAESRGLLAAVQGPARAALAFAQGFDHLTLRHVADGRPYFEQAAALYRAAGERWALARTLGEWASTFWYRADGGSSDFDKARALAEEALAIQRALGDTYGMATTLLHLGTIASYAGDDVGDAQCTAESLALFQRVGHLYGMAHALNNIGVREMMIGEYVASRQHLEKSLQIKREIGTVIPIVWSHFVLARLSFNEAKFEESLHQADDGLALVIGSVHKEWELTLRLARAQALMALGRYGDAIVEFNRSLEIAAELGNAEDEAFALSRKGLALILSEDLEAAGSCLELAITRAGEINDVTTIAVSRILLAWAALLKGDAETARTLHTPAAAYFADKENWVISYTNDEWQLNTWAIESALIAAEIAFRTGDSGAGALLAGAVDAAERAFSPAHICKAVAFAASLLADTHPELAARLASAVVLDPQAYCNDRVSAQAVLTRLGAPDEPFSSVEVASLAARQALL, encoded by the coding sequence ATGACCGTACTGAGAAATCGCTATACGCAGGACTCGGTAATCGGCGTTGGCGGCATGGGAACGGTCTACCTCGGAACAGATATCACCACTGAAGAACGGGTGGCACTTAAGCGGCTGCATAAGGAACGTATAGCGTTACAGCCTGAACTCGTTGAACGGTTTGTTCGGGAGGCGGATGCTCTCCGTCAGCTCAATCATCCAAATATCGTCAAAGCCTTCGCGCACTTTGAGGAAGATGGCGATCAGTACATCGTGATGGAATACGTGGCGGGGAAAGACCTTTCCGACCTCTTAATCCATCAGGGAAAATTGCCTCTCAAACAGGCTGTACGGATTGCGCTGGGCATTACCGACGCGCTTACCCGTGCACACTACCTGCGAATCACGCACCGCGACCTGAAGCCCGCCAATGTGCTGCTCGAACCCGATGGCACTCCGCGTCTCACGGACTTCGGCGTAGCCTATTGGGAGGCAAGAACGCGGGTCACCGGGGCAGGAATTCAGATCGGCACCCCGGCCTATATGTCTCCAGAAGTGATTAACGGCGGCAGCGGCGATCCCCGCTCAGACCTATGGGCGCTTGGAGTCATGCTCTACGAGATGGTTGCGGGAACTCATCCCTTCTGGGACGGGTCAATGAATCAACTCCTGGTTAATGTCCTGATCCGGCCAACGCCCGATATCCAGCAGCTTCGCCCGGATTGCCCGGATGCACTGGCCGATCTCATCTATCGCGCACTGGAAAAAGACCCTCTCGCGAGGATCAGCAGCGCTAGACTTGTTGGGGCGGAACTGGAAATCATTGACCAGATACTCGACGACCATACCGTTCAGCCAATCGCCATCGGAGAGTCGCGTTTTGCATTGGAAACTGCACCGCCCGTCGATGTCAAACATAATCTGCCGGTACAGTCGACGCCGATCGTGGGGCGCGATGAGGATGTGCGGACGCTGCGGCATCTGCTAGAGACTCAGGATGTCCGCCTTATCACGCTTGTCGGCCCCGGCGGCATGGGCAAAACCCGGCTGGCGCTGGCCACGGCCCACGCGATTATTGGCGACCACGCTTCGACCATCCCGCTTCTGTTCGAGCACGGCATTCATTTGATTGAGTTGGCACCGCTGCTTTCCAGCGAACCCCTGGTTCCGACCATCGCCAACGCGCTCGGATTTCAGTTCTCAGCCGATGGGGACCCGAAACAGCAGCTCCTGGACTATCTGCGTGAGAAGAAGCTGCTCCTGATCGCCGATAATTTCGAACACATTCTAAACGGCGCGCCGCTGATGGCCGAAATACTGGTCGCAGCGCCCGGCGTGAAAATCCTTGCGACCAGCAGAGAACGCCTCAGCCTGATGGCCGAGACCGTTTACGCGCTCGATGGCCTGGATGTGCCTCCAGATGACAACGACCTTGACGCGCTTAAGAACTGTGCGGCGGTTCGTCTGTTCGTTCAGAGTGCCCAGCGCACCGAGCCCTCATGGAAAGTCACACCGGACGAGTACCCCGTTATTGCCGACATCTGCCGCCAGATGGAAGGGCTGCCGCTCGGAATTGTATTGGCTGCGGCTTGGGTTCAGACGCTTAGCGTCCGGGAGATCATCGGCGAGTTGGGCCGGAGTATCGACATTCTCGAATCCGACCTTCGGGATATGCCGACTCGCCACCGCAGCCTGCGTGCCGTCTTCGATTATTCATGGCAGACCATGCTGGATGATGAACGAAGTCTTGTCATGAAACTAAGCGTCTTCCGTGGGGGATTATCGCGCCGTGCCGGCCAGATTGTCGCTGATGCCAGCCTGCGCCAGTTAGCCGCACTGGTCAATAAATCCCTGCTGCGGCGCAATCCGGATCACGGCAGCTACCACATGCACGAGCTTCTGCGCCATTACGCGGAAGTCAAACTGGTTGCTTCCGGCACGGCGGAAGCCGTCCGCGCGGCGCACAGCGATTACTATCTGGACACGCTCGCCGAGGTCCAGCGAAGCCTTGAGGGTGGCGCGCAGATCGACACGCTGCACAATATCGACAGTGACATAGAAAATGTGCGCGCGGCCTGGGTCTTCGGCGCGGCTACTGGCAGCCTGGGCAAACTCGAACGCGCGCTCCCCACCATGAGTCTGTACTTTGAAATGCGTGGCCAATACGCTGAGGGGCTTGCCTACTACGAGCAGGTGATCGCGACGCTGCGTGGACGCTCATTTACGACCGGGCGCGATGCTGTTCTGGGGCATGTGCTGGCACGGGCGGCAGCGCTGGCAACCACGCTGCATCTCTCTGAAACGGTTGATGCGATGCTGGCAGAAAGCCGCGGCCTGCTTGCGGCAGTCCAGGGTCCGGCGCGGGCTGCATTGGCCTTCGCCCAGGGTTTTGATCACCTGACGCTTAGGCACGTGGCGGATGGACGCCCGTATTTTGAGCAGGCCGCAGCATTGTATCGTGCGGCAGGCGAACGTTGGGCGCTTGCCAGGACGCTGGGCGAGTGGGCCTCGACCTTCTGGTATCGGGCCGATGGCGGCAGCAGCGACTTCGACAAGGCCCGGGCATTGGCGGAAGAGGCGCTGGCGATCCAGCGCGCGCTCGGCGACACCTATGGCATGGCGACAACGCTGCTGCATCTCGGCACGATCGCCAGTTATGCGGGCGATGACGTCGGTGACGCACAGTGCACAGCTGAGAGTCTGGCATTGTTCCAGCGAGTCGGTCATCTGTACGGCATGGCGCACGCCCTCAACAACATCGGTGTGCGCGAAATGATGATCGGTGAGTACGTGGCAAGCCGTCAGCACCTTGAAAAATCCCTCCAGATCAAGCGCGAAATCGGGACGGTTATTCCGATTGTCTGGTCGCATTTTGTCCTTGCGCGCCTGTCCTTCAATGAGGCAAAGTTCGAGGAAAGTCTGCATCAGGCGGACGACGGCCTGGCACTAGTCATTGGCAGCGTGCATAAGGAGTGGGAACTTACCCTTCGCCTTGCGCGAGCCCAGGCGCTCATGGCGCTTGGCCGGTATGGCGATGCCATCGTCGAGTTCAACCGGTCTCTTGAGATTGCGGCCGAGCTGGGTAACGCCGAAGATGAGGCCTTTGCGCTCAGTCGTAAAGGCCTTGCCCTGATCCTGAGCGAGGATCTTGAGGCCGCAGGTAGCTGCCTTGAGTTAGCGATCACCCGGGCGGGCGAGATCAACGATGTAACGACTATCGCCGTGTCGCGTATTTTGCTGGCGTGGGCGGCACTGCTAAAGGGCGACGCTGAAACAGCCAGGACACTTCATACGCCTGCCGCCGCGTACTTCGCGGACAAGGAAAACTGGGTAATCAGCTATACCAATGACGAGTGGCAGCTGAATACGTGGGCCATCGAATCTGCGCTCATCGCGGCGGAGATCGCCTTCCGCACGGGCGATTCCGGCGCGGGGGCTTTGCTGGCAGGGGCAGTGGATGCTGCCGAGCGGGCATTCAGCCCGGCGCACATCTGCAAGGCCGTTGCGTTCGCGGCATCCCTGCTAGCCGACACGCACCCTGAACTTGCCGCCCGGTTGGCCTCTGCCGTCGTCCTTGATCCGCAGGCGTACTGTAATGATCGCGTCTCGGCACAGGCTGTCCTGACGCGGCTTGGTGCGCCGGATGAGCCTTTCAGTTCAGTCGAGGTGGCAAGTCTGGCGGCGCGGCAGGCGCTTCTGTGA
- a CDS encoding protein kinase codes for MTPTIGGRYRIEETIGQGGMGIVYRATDLRTDATVAIKQLRREATNAKPELIDRFLREASALRDLNHPNIVRSYETILDAGEHYIVMDFIDGSDLGDFLRRYGRIPVAQTARIGLEVADALTRAHYLKIIHRDLKPANVLIQTDGTPKLTDFGVAYFSGRERVTDTAIALGTPQYMAPEMLRGEPPDARADIWSLGVILFELLTGTHPFGGATITDLLMNIMTGEPPDLEAIRPETPVELADLIYRMLAKDRDARIPSVRLVGSELEPILVKLNAEGGHLTPLAVPIRRGTDFTRPAQPKTVKNNIPTLPVPFIGRDAPLADVSNLLNLPDVRLLTILGPGGVGKTRLVIEAARRIAELSSDATDTAMVRYINGVFFVPLASLNRPELLPGAVASAIGFRFAAGADQRIQLVNYLREKAMVLVIDSADRALTSISLLSDILQAAPKLKILTTSRARLNLLGETVYTLEGLWIEDQISPERIAESSAYQLFVSSARRAKPGFEPTTRDAQSIARIVRMVGGLPLGIELAAAWVNQLTIEEIASEVGHSLDFLDSGEHDRHGSLRSVFEQSWNLLSDDERTTLTRIAVFRGRFSRAAGQTVTGASLRQLMNLVNKGILRRSPDTDIYQIDELTRQYAEEKLNQSPEVATIRDAHMRYFVSALSERYGNLYTREQREALRAIEADMNNIRSAWFRAVKYVRYEELSSAVTTLALYFDMVGQFDEAEEVLAPAIESVSKVAASDQRDAALAYLNMWRSILQSTDGDPDKARVSLEQAELLLNEETTTQQRYILALAQGMVQLNYGDPVESRQCFEQAVELMTLLGGGAELSRPLIQLGRAYYFRLGAEEMDLEEARRVLARARDIALEHGDAYSLSVALFCLGTVAMYARDIDSSERLLRQAEANAKSFGSLHIAANALNNLGYGLMDAGRLQDARACMEENLAIRREQGNPLLIVWALFAIHQIEFADGLFEKSYSHAIEGLRIIEGSVYREWECNMLYALGESEWMLGQYHVAEAHFQRMFEIAEEISDKDNMCLACNCIGMTRFSSQQYDEARVSFEKSLSMAERYNDPNMIAANRVWLGRIALIEGRYEDSQRLLIEALEYLVNDEQQRPSYTWYEANRFDYIAIAHYTMAGIAMRRGNLTSARERLWLAMRAALRISGTRMLLRTLGGVAELLSLRGEPLRAVEWCSAILNHPRSASPNQPGPNFVLERTRALIPADEFDAALERGKLIGLDELVAEAAVVLTQA; via the coding sequence ATGACTCCCACGATTGGCGGGCGCTATCGTATTGAGGAAACCATCGGTCAGGGCGGCATGGGTATTGTTTACCGCGCCACGGACCTGCGTACGGACGCAACGGTTGCCATCAAGCAGCTCCGCCGGGAGGCGACCAATGCGAAGCCTGAGCTGATTGACCGCTTTTTGCGTGAAGCCTCGGCGCTCCGCGATCTCAACCATCCTAACATCGTCCGCTCCTACGAAACCATTCTCGACGCCGGCGAACATTACATCGTGATGGATTTCATCGACGGCAGCGACCTCGGAGACTTCTTGCGCCGCTATGGGCGTATACCCGTGGCCCAGACCGCGCGGATTGGGCTTGAGGTGGCTGATGCGTTGACCCGTGCGCACTATCTGAAGATCATTCATCGCGATCTCAAGCCGGCAAATGTGCTGATCCAGACCGACGGCACGCCGAAGCTGACCGATTTCGGTGTCGCTTATTTTTCGGGTCGTGAGCGTGTCACAGATACGGCCATCGCCTTGGGAACTCCCCAGTATATGGCGCCTGAGATGTTGCGTGGAGAACCCCCTGACGCCCGTGCGGACATCTGGTCGCTGGGTGTAATCCTGTTTGAGCTTCTGACCGGGACGCACCCGTTTGGGGGCGCGACGATTACCGACCTCCTGATGAACATCATGACCGGTGAACCGCCTGATCTGGAAGCAATCCGGCCAGAAACCCCTGTCGAACTGGCGGATCTGATTTACCGGATGCTTGCCAAAGATCGTGACGCCCGCATCCCCAGTGTGCGTCTGGTCGGTAGTGAACTGGAACCGATCCTGGTCAAGCTCAATGCCGAGGGCGGTCATTTGACCCCCCTGGCCGTGCCGATTCGTCGCGGAACTGATTTCACGCGCCCGGCGCAGCCCAAAACCGTCAAGAACAACATCCCCACGCTTCCTGTCCCGTTCATTGGGCGTGATGCGCCGCTGGCCGATGTTAGTAACCTTCTGAACCTGCCCGATGTTCGTCTGCTGACGATCCTGGGTCCAGGTGGCGTTGGGAAAACCCGCCTCGTGATCGAGGCTGCACGGCGGATTGCTGAATTGAGCAGCGATGCCACCGATACCGCCATGGTCCGCTACATCAACGGCGTATTCTTCGTTCCGCTCGCTTCATTGAACCGGCCTGAACTGCTACCAGGCGCTGTAGCCAGTGCCATCGGCTTCAGGTTTGCAGCGGGGGCTGACCAGCGCATCCAGCTGGTTAACTACCTGCGGGAGAAGGCGATGGTCCTGGTCATCGACAGTGCCGACCGCGCCTTGACTTCGATCAGTCTGCTGTCCGATATCCTTCAGGCCGCGCCGAAACTTAAGATACTGACAACCTCGCGGGCGCGCCTGAACCTGCTTGGGGAAACGGTCTATACACTCGAAGGCTTATGGATCGAAGACCAGATTTCCCCGGAACGTATTGCCGAGAGCAGCGCCTATCAGTTGTTTGTTTCCAGTGCGCGTCGGGCCAAGCCAGGGTTCGAACCAACCACCCGTGACGCGCAAAGCATCGCACGAATCGTACGGATGGTAGGCGGCCTTCCTCTGGGTATCGAATTGGCTGCTGCCTGGGTGAATCAGCTGACCATCGAGGAGATCGCCTCTGAGGTCGGCCACAGCCTGGACTTTCTGGACAGCGGTGAACATGACCGTCATGGCAGCCTGCGCTCTGTCTTTGAACAATCCTGGAACTTGCTGAGCGACGACGAACGGACCACCCTGACCCGCATCGCGGTTTTCCGGGGGCGCTTTTCGCGGGCGGCTGGGCAAACAGTAACCGGCGCTTCACTTCGCCAGCTGATGAACCTGGTCAACAAAGGTATCCTCCGGCGCAGCCCGGACACGGATATCTACCAGATCGACGAGCTAACGCGTCAGTATGCTGAAGAAAAATTGAATCAGTCCCCGGAAGTCGCCACGATTCGCGATGCACACATGCGCTATTTCGTGTCGGCCCTGAGCGAGCGCTACGGGAATCTCTATACCCGTGAACAGCGCGAAGCACTTCGCGCCATTGAGGCGGATATGAACAATATCCGTTCGGCCTGGTTCCGGGCGGTCAAGTATGTCAGATACGAAGAACTATCATCCGCCGTGACCACGCTCGCGCTCTATTTCGACATGGTCGGACAATTCGACGAGGCCGAAGAGGTTCTTGCCCCCGCCATCGAAAGCGTAAGCAAGGTGGCGGCCTCCGATCAGCGCGACGCGGCCCTGGCCTATCTGAATATGTGGCGCTCGATCCTTCAGAGCACCGACGGCGACCCTGACAAAGCGCGGGTATCGCTCGAACAAGCCGAACTTCTGCTCAATGAAGAGACAACGACCCAGCAGCGCTACATCCTGGCCCTCGCGCAGGGTATGGTTCAGTTGAACTACGGCGACCCCGTCGAGTCGCGCCAGTGTTTTGAACAGGCCGTGGAACTGATGACCCTGCTGGGCGGCGGCGCAGAATTGAGCCGACCACTAATCCAGCTTGGCCGCGCATATTACTTCCGGCTTGGTGCGGAAGAAATGGATCTCGAAGAAGCACGCCGCGTATTGGCAAGAGCGCGCGACATCGCACTTGAGCATGGCGACGCATACAGCCTATCGGTCGCGCTGTTCTGTCTTGGGACTGTCGCCATGTATGCGCGGGACATCGACTCCAGCGAACGGCTGCTTCGGCAGGCCGAGGCCAATGCCAAGAGCTTCGGCAGCCTGCACATCGCCGCCAATGCCCTGAATAACCTCGGTTACGGCCTGATGGACGCCGGACGCCTCCAGGATGCGCGTGCGTGCATGGAAGAGAATCTGGCAATCCGCCGTGAACAGGGTAATCCACTCCTGATCGTTTGGGCGTTGTTTGCGATTCATCAGATAGAATTCGCAGATGGTCTGTTTGAAAAGAGCTACTCGCATGCAATCGAGGGACTTCGGATCATCGAAGGCTCGGTATACCGCGAGTGGGAATGCAACATGCTTTATGCGCTCGGGGAGTCGGAGTGGATGCTCGGCCAGTATCATGTAGCCGAAGCGCACTTTCAGCGGATGTTCGAAATTGCCGAGGAAATCAGCGACAAGGACAACATGTGCCTTGCCTGCAATTGTATCGGCATGACGCGCTTCTCGTCGCAGCAGTACGATGAAGCGCGTGTGAGCTTCGAAAAGAGCCTGAGTATGGCCGAGCGCTATAACGATCCGAATATGATTGCCGCTAACCGAGTCTGGCTCGGCCGTATTGCCTTGATCGAAGGCCGTTACGAAGATTCGCAGCGGCTGTTGATCGAAGCGCTTGAATACCTTGTGAACGACGAACAGCAGCGGCCATCTTATACATGGTACGAGGCAAACCGTTTTGACTACATTGCCATCGCGCACTATACGATGGCCGGAATAGCCATGCGGCGCGGGAACCTGACGAGTGCGCGTGAACGACTCTGGCTTGCCATGCGCGCCGCCCTGCGGATTTCCGGTACGCGCATGCTGCTCCGTACACTCGGTGGTGTAGCCGAGCTTCTCAGCCTGCGGGGTGAGCCGCTGCGGGCCGTTGAGTGGTGCTCTGCAATTCTCAACCACCCGCGCTCGGCCTCACCGAACCAGCCGGGGCCGAATTTCGTGCTGGAGCGCACCCGCGCGCTGATCCCCGCCGACGAGTTCGACGCGGCGCTGGAACGGGGCAAACTGATCGGATTGGATGAATTGGTCGCCGAAGCAGCCGTCGTGCTGACCCAAGCTTAA